A single region of the Anomaloglossus baeobatrachus isolate aAnoBae1 chromosome 2, aAnoBae1.hap1, whole genome shotgun sequence genome encodes:
- the BLACAT1 gene encoding bladder cancer associated transcript 1, protein MPQFTFACFCGLHGFCNMKPKKEEPQAEQETSV, encoded by the coding sequence ATGCCTCAATTTACATTTGCATGTTTCTGTGGTCTTCATGGGTTCTGCAATATGAAACCAAAGAAAGAGGAGCCACAAGCTGAACAGGAGACTTCAGTATGA